CTCCCCCACCTCCACGGGCGCCGTCTCGTAGAGGCTACTCACGCGCAGGCCCGTCAGGAGCCCGCCCTCCAGGCCGCGCAGCGCGGCGGCGAGCTGCTCCCGGCGATCGCCGAGGTTGCTGCCGAGCGAGAGCGCCACCTCCGCGTTCACGCGGAGCGCTCCCGGTACAGTCGCACCTCGACCTCGCGGCAGGTGTTGGGGAAGGGCAGGTTCATCTTGCGCAGGGAGACGCCGACGCCGACGAGACGCGGGAAGCGCTGGAAGAGCCCGTCGATCAGCTGCTGCGCCAGATGCTCGAGCAGCCGGCAGCGGCGGCCGCCGGCGAGCCGCTGGGCGGCGACGTAGATCTCCTCGTAGCTGACGGTGTCGGCGAGCTCGTCGCTGGCGGCCGCCTCGCCGAGGTCGAGCGCGAGGTCGAGGTCCAACAGCAGGCGCTGGCCGATCTGCCGTTCGGGGTCCGAGGCGCCGTAGTAGCCGTAGACGATGATGTCGCGCAGGCGAATGCTGTCCATGAAAATCCTTGGCCGACAAGCAAT
The sequence above is a segment of the bacterium genome. Coding sequences within it:
- the folB gene encoding dihydroneopterin aldolase, whose translation is MDSIRLRDIIVYGYYGASDPERQIGQRLLLDLDLALDLGEAAASDELADTVSYEEIYVAAQRLAGGRRCRLLEHLAQQLIDGLFQRFPRLVGVGVSLRKMNLPFPNTCREVEVRLYRERSA